One Triticum dicoccoides isolate Atlit2015 ecotype Zavitan chromosome 5B, WEW_v2.0, whole genome shotgun sequence genomic window carries:
- the LOC119311493 gene encoding uncharacterized protein LOC119311493 isoform X2 — translation MATEGAKHTHIRFRLQVDMQCRCMGCIDKIDKAMAAIRTFTGVETSVGDVGTGVVAVAGKVDPAELCQWLKRKTRKDVKIVRPRRPSDNRNKQKRSRDTPPSAPPLPQHLSRALPTSRVHSDHKDLHMIEKKIRDLDKARDTLKMRNLKNELTAARCKLKQSREVISNGKKALLDGALIQLHAYKKLESLSRLTI, via the exons ATGGCCACG GAGGGAGCCAAGCACACGCACATCAGGTTCAGGCTCCAGGTCGACATGCAGTGCCGGTGCATGGGCTGCATCGACAAGATCGACAAGGCCATGGCCGCCATCCGAACCTTCACAG GGGTTGAAACGTCGGTGGGAGACGTCGGGACTGGGGTCGTGGCCGTGGCGGGGAAGGTGGACCCAGCGGAGCTCTGCCAGTGGCTCAAGAGGAAGACAAGGAAGGACGTCAAGATTGTCCGCCCTCGTCGACCGTCTGACAATCGTAATAAGCAG AAAAGAAGCAGGGACACACCGCCTTCAGCTCCACCGTTACCGCAACACTTGTCCAGGGCTCTACCGACGTCAAGAGTTCACTCTGACCACAAGGATCTGCATATGATTGAGAAGAAGATCAGGGACCTCGACAAGGCCAGGGATACGTTGAAGATGAGGAACCTGAAGAATGAGCTGACTGCTGCCAGGTGTAAGCTCAAACAGTCAAGAGAAGTGATCAGCAATGGCAAGAAGGCTCTCCTAGATGGTGCTCTGATCCAGCTCCACGCGTACAAGAAACTAGAATCACTCAGTCGGCTCACTATATGA
- the LOC119311493 gene encoding uncharacterized protein LOC119311493 isoform X1 produces MQCRCMGCIDKIDKAMAAIRTFTGVETSVGDVGTGVVAVAGKVDPAELCQWLKRKTRKDVKIVRPRRPSDNRNKQKRSRDTPPSAPPLPQHLSRALPTSRVHSDHKDLHMIEKKIRDLDKARDTLKMRNLKNELTAARCKLKQSREVISNGKKALLDGALIQLHAYKKLESLSRLTI; encoded by the exons ATGCAGTGCCGGTGCATGGGCTGCATCGACAAGATCGACAAGGCCATGGCCGCCATCCGAACCTTCACAG GGGTTGAAACGTCGGTGGGAGACGTCGGGACTGGGGTCGTGGCCGTGGCGGGGAAGGTGGACCCAGCGGAGCTCTGCCAGTGGCTCAAGAGGAAGACAAGGAAGGACGTCAAGATTGTCCGCCCTCGTCGACCGTCTGACAATCGTAATAAGCAG AAAAGAAGCAGGGACACACCGCCTTCAGCTCCACCGTTACCGCAACACTTGTCCAGGGCTCTACCGACGTCAAGAGTTCACTCTGACCACAAGGATCTGCATATGATTGAGAAGAAGATCAGGGACCTCGACAAGGCCAGGGATACGTTGAAGATGAGGAACCTGAAGAATGAGCTGACTGCTGCCAGGTGTAAGCTCAAACAGTCAAGAGAAGTGATCAGCAATGGCAAGAAGGCTCTCCTAGATGGTGCTCTGATCCAGCTCCACGCGTACAAGAAACTAGAATCACTCAGTCGGCTCACTATATGA
- the LOC119311494 gene encoding 50S ribosomal protein L18-like, producing MAQAKRYVLRLFISLKYVTANVVDRQSGHVVVTASTVEKPLRDGLECGRACNAKAAAAVGEVLAMRLRVDGLAHEPIHADAAKEVEKKGFKNRTKVWAILNALRSHVVNLHVDDNGDHRWHV from the coding sequence ATGGCGCAGGCCAAGCGGTACGTGCTGCGGCTCTTCATCTCGCTCAAGTACGTGACGGCCAACGTGGTGGACCGGCAGAGCGGCCACGTCGTGGTCACCGCCTCCACCGTCGAGAAGCCCCTCCGGGACGGGCTAGAGTGCGGCCGCGCCTGCAACGCCAAGGCGGCCGCCGCCGTCGGCGAAGTGCTGGCCatgcgcctccgggtggacggccTGGCCCACGAGCCCATCCACGCTGACGCTGCCAAGGAGGTCGAGAAGAAGGGCTTCAAGAACCGCACCAAGGTCTGGGCCATCCTCAACGCGCTCCGCAGCCACGTCGTCAACCTCCACGTAGACGACAACGGGGACCATAGGTGGCACGTCTGA